The following are encoded in a window of Thermodesulfobacteriota bacterium genomic DNA:
- a CDS encoding glycosyltransferase family 39 protein translates to MPGDPASAKMAVKDHSPAERLLPLLPPLAVFLGAFTLRFLYIHQFKGDPFLDCLFLDPAYYHNQAMRIAGGEILGGSEVFEMSPLYSYFLAFFYKYITTDLFTIRLVQILIGSLSCVLIYFIARRVFGGTVPALVAGLAAAAYGPFILYDGVIMKTSLTVFFVLLMTLSLMRSEVPGAVFPPLLAGLFLGLAALVRENIVLLVPIVPLWFMGFGLESKGTRILKGVIFVLGAVIIILPITLRNFYVGGEPVLITSGGGEVFYIGNNPEADGTYRVPSYVTPTPASEHEDFRRKARELTGRELTRGESSRYWFLRGFEYIIENQIDYAVLEAKKLFLFWNFYEYPDNHNYYLHRTHSRVLGGPVLGFGIIAPLALLGLFLSFGQPRKFAVVYLVFFTYLVSFLMFFNYARFRIPAVPFMIIFGVYALYWIAGRVRARSLVPVFLSISALAVFFMAVNTKVHGQDPYRFLFDTSYTNLGLCYEDAGDDDRALDYMNGALEINPRKVLALKAMGRIHLKQSRYGPAERAYMKILETRPDYAPAHHGLTRVYRATGEKEKWAESRRNYEKWR, encoded by the coding sequence ATGCCCGGAGATCCTGCCAGCGCCAAGATGGCCGTAAAAGACCATAGCCCCGCTGAAAGGCTCCTCCCGCTCCTTCCGCCGCTCGCCGTCTTCCTCGGCGCGTTCACCCTGAGGTTCCTCTATATCCACCAGTTCAAGGGCGACCCGTTCCTCGACTGCCTCTTCCTCGACCCGGCCTACTACCATAACCAGGCGATGAGGATTGCCGGAGGGGAGATCCTCGGCGGGAGCGAGGTCTTCGAGATGAGCCCGCTCTACTCCTACTTCCTCGCCTTCTTCTATAAGTACATAACGACCGACCTCTTCACCATAAGGCTCGTCCAGATACTCATCGGTTCCCTGAGCTGCGTGCTTATATACTTCATAGCCCGGAGGGTCTTCGGGGGCACCGTCCCCGCACTCGTCGCCGGTCTCGCGGCGGCCGCCTACGGGCCGTTCATCCTCTACGACGGCGTCATCATGAAGACCTCCCTTACCGTTTTCTTCGTCCTCCTGATGACCCTCTCCCTTATGCGCTCCGAAGTGCCCGGCGCCGTCTTCCCCCCTCTCCTTGCCGGGCTTTTCCTCGGCCTCGCCGCCCTGGTAAGAGAGAACATAGTACTCCTCGTACCGATAGTCCCGCTCTGGTTCATGGGGTTCGGGCTGGAATCAAAAGGGACGAGAATATTGAAGGGCGTCATATTCGTCCTGGGCGCGGTCATTATAATACTGCCAATAACCCTCAGGAATTTTTACGTCGGGGGCGAACCGGTCCTCATAACAAGCGGAGGCGGAGAGGTCTTCTATATAGGCAACAACCCCGAGGCGGACGGCACATACAGGGTGCCGTCATACGTCACCCCCACCCCCGCCTCCGAGCACGAGGACTTCAGGCGTAAGGCGCGGGAGCTTACGGGGAGAGAGCTCACCAGGGGAGAGAGCTCGCGGTACTGGTTCCTCCGGGGGTTTGAATATATAATCGAAAACCAGATCGACTACGCCGTACTCGAAGCTAAGAAGCTCTTCCTCTTCTGGAACTTCTACGAGTACCCGGACAACCACAACTACTACCTGCACCGGACGCACTCGCGGGTGCTGGGAGGGCCGGTCCTCGGCTTCGGTATAATCGCCCCGCTGGCCCTGCTCGGCCTCTTCCTCTCCTTCGGCCAGCCGCGGAAGTTCGCCGTGGTCTATCTTGTCTTCTTCACCTACCTCGTATCGTTTCTGATGTTCTTCAACTACGCCCGTTTCCGTATCCCCGCGGTCCCCTTTATGATAATATTCGGGGTATACGCGCTCTACTGGATTGCGGGGAGGGTCAGGGCGCGGAGCCTCGTGCCGGTGTTCTTATCGATCTCGGCGCTGGCCGTTTTCTTCATGGCGGTCAACACGAAGGTGCACGGACAGGACCCATACCGCTTCCTCTTCGACACCTCGTACACCAACCTGGGCCTCTGCTACGAAGATGCCGGGGACGACGACAGGGCCCTCGACTATATGAACGGGGCCCTGGAGATAAACCCCCGGAAGGTGCTGGCGCTTAAGGCTATGGGACGCATACACCTGAAGCAATCCCGCTACGGGCCTGCCGAGCGGGCGTATATGAAGATACTCGAGACGAGGCCGGACTACGCCCCCGCCCACCACGGGCTTACCCGTGTCTACCGCGCGACCGGGGAAAAAGAGAAGTGGGCCGAAAGCCGCAGAAACTACGAGAAGTGGAGGTGA
- the trxB gene encoding thioredoxin-disulfide reductase, with protein MYDLIIIGGGPAGLTAGIYAQRARLKTLLLEREVVGGQIAVSDIIENYPGFPPISGAELMEKFEAQAKGFGLEIKMAEVQNVTPDGKGKLLKTSEGELRTKAVIVATGAKPRRLGVPGEVELTGKGVSYCATCDGPFFRGKPVMVVGGGDTAVKEAVYLSKIASKVYIVHRRDQLRAEKILQEKALATENIEVLWSHVLKEVTGDKMGVTGAVVKDLKSSEEKEVAVDGVFVFVGINPTTYFVDVEKDESDFIKTNQKMETSTEGIFAAGDCRTTPLLQVATAVGDGAIAAFMAEKYVEDNF; from the coding sequence ATGTACGACCTTATAATCATAGGCGGGGGGCCGGCGGGCCTCACGGCCGGGATATACGCCCAGAGGGCGAGGCTTAAAACGCTCCTCCTCGAAAGGGAGGTGGTGGGCGGCCAGATAGCCGTAAGCGACATTATAGAGAACTACCCCGGCTTCCCCCCGATAAGCGGCGCGGAACTTATGGAGAAGTTCGAGGCCCAGGCAAAGGGGTTCGGGCTCGAGATAAAGATGGCCGAGGTGCAGAACGTAACGCCCGACGGAAAAGGGAAACTCCTGAAAACCTCCGAGGGGGAGCTCCGCACGAAGGCGGTGATAGTCGCCACCGGCGCCAAGCCCAGGAGGCTCGGCGTACCGGGAGAGGTGGAGCTCACGGGCAAGGGGGTCTCCTACTGCGCCACGTGCGACGGGCCGTTTTTCAGGGGCAAGCCCGTCATGGTCGTCGGTGGCGGCGATACGGCCGTAAAGGAAGCGGTCTACCTCTCCAAGATAGCCTCGAAGGTATACATAGTCCACCGGCGCGACCAGCTCCGCGCCGAGAAGATACTCCAGGAAAAAGCGCTCGCCACCGAGAACATCGAGGTCCTGTGGAGCCACGTCCTTAAAGAGGTAACGGGTGACAAGATGGGTGTTACCGGAGCGGTGGTCAAGGACCTCAAGAGCTCGGAGGAGAAAGAGGTCGCGGTCGACGGGGTCTTCGTCTTCGTCGGCATAAACCCCACCACCTACTTCGTGGACGTCGAGAAGGACGAGAGCGACTTTATAAAGACCAACCAGAAGATGGAGACTTCCACCGAAGGCATCTTTGCCGCCGGCGACTGCCGTACCACCCCGCTCCTTCAGGTGGCCACGGCCGTCGGCGACGGAGCCATAGCGGCGTTCATGGCTGAGAAGTACGTCGAGGACAACTTCTAA
- a CDS encoding TrkH family potassium uptake protein yields the protein MRFRPALQVVGLINIFLALAMLAPLVVSLFYNEGDTATFGVSAAVTGTVGALLFFLFRGGSGLEVSHREGFLIVALSWLSAAFASSVPYLLSGSFPSVVDAVFEGTSGITTTGASILTDIEGMTHGMLFWRSMTHWIGGMGIVLLGLAILPFLGIGGMQLYKAEASTISGDKFTPRIMEMARLLLVIYLTFSLAMMVLLTLSGLGLFDAFVHTVGGVATAGFSSRNASVGAFGNVYAEGIVMIFMILGATNFALHYGFWREGVKSYTKSEEFKFYLLVMAVATAVVTINLAGGTYDGVGTAFRYASFQVVSITTTTGYSTADFGSWPAFSQVLLLTLMFIGGSAGSTTGAIKCVRVLLLIKLAYKEMYRLVHPHAVIPIKLNGRVLAPEITRGVTGFTFLFLMMFVLSALVLAGLGLDLTTAISSAAATIGNIGPGLGMVGPASNYSMVPDAGKWVLIFNMLLGRLEVYTLLILLVPAFWKG from the coding sequence ATGAGGTTTCGTCCCGCCTTACAGGTAGTAGGACTAATAAACATCTTCCTGGCCCTGGCCATGCTGGCGCCGCTTGTGGTCTCGCTCTTCTACAACGAGGGCGACACGGCCACGTTCGGGGTCTCCGCAGCCGTGACCGGCACGGTGGGCGCGTTGCTCTTCTTCCTCTTCAGGGGGGGGTCGGGGCTCGAGGTCAGCCACAGGGAAGGGTTCCTTATAGTAGCGCTCTCATGGTTGAGCGCGGCGTTCGCCTCTTCGGTGCCCTACCTCCTCTCCGGCTCCTTCCCCTCCGTCGTCGACGCGGTCTTCGAGGGCACCTCGGGCATTACGACCACCGGGGCCTCGATACTGACCGACATAGAGGGCATGACTCACGGCATGCTCTTCTGGAGGAGCATGACCCACTGGATCGGGGGCATGGGCATAGTGCTCCTCGGCCTGGCCATACTCCCGTTCCTCGGCATCGGAGGCATGCAGCTCTACAAGGCCGAGGCCTCCACCATCTCCGGAGACAAGTTCACTCCCAGGATAATGGAGATGGCCAGGTTACTGCTGGTCATATACCTTACCTTCTCCCTGGCAATGATGGTCCTCCTGACACTCTCGGGCCTCGGCCTCTTCGACGCCTTCGTCCATACGGTGGGCGGGGTGGCCACCGCCGGGTTTTCGAGCAGGAACGCGAGCGTGGGAGCGTTCGGGAACGTATACGCCGAAGGCATCGTCATGATATTCATGATACTCGGCGCCACGAACTTCGCGCTCCACTACGGTTTTTGGCGCGAGGGCGTAAAGTCGTACACGAAGAGCGAGGAGTTCAAGTTCTACCTGCTCGTCATGGCGGTCGCTACCGCGGTCGTAACGATAAACCTCGCCGGCGGCACCTACGACGGGGTCGGCACGGCCTTCCGGTACGCCTCCTTCCAGGTCGTCTCCATAACGACGACCACCGGCTACAGCACTGCGGACTTCGGCTCGTGGCCCGCCTTCTCGCAGGTGCTCCTCTTGACCCTCATGTTCATCGGCGGCTCGGCAGGCTCGACCACGGGCGCGATAAAGTGCGTCAGGGTGCTGCTCCTTATAAAACTCGCCTACAAGGAGATGTACCGGCTCGTGCACCCGCACGCGGTCATACCGATAAAGCTTAACGGGCGGGTGCTGGCGCCGGAGATAACCAGGGGTGTTACGGGCTTCACCTTCCTCTTCCTCATGATGTTCGTGCTGTCGGCCCTCGTGCTGGCCGGGCTCGGGCTGGACCTGACCACGGCCATCTCTTCGGCCGCGGCCACCATAGGCAACATCGGGCCGGGTCTCGGCATGGTCGGACCGGCCTCGAACTACTCCATGGTGCCGGACGCCGGCAAGTGGGTCCTCATATTCAACATGCTGCTCGGGAGGCTCGAGGTATACACCCTCCTGATACTGCTTGTACCGGCTTTCTGGAAAGGATAG
- the trkA gene encoding Trk system potassium transporter TrkA, translating to MRVIIIGAGVVGYTIAKKFSSEGQDVVLIEKDEKRIQEVKEGLDVRVIHGSGSSPQVLMDAGIDKAEIVIAVTDSDEVNMIACLIAGTQSRVPKKIARIRDRDYMSYTTIFEEDYIDLDLNINPEKVAAERILKIMAIPGAVDVVDFADGRLKLVGYRLTASSPLAGKSLEKFTKLNPGKNFLIVAVYRGSDTIIPQGHTRFAAGDLVFTITAAEEAKGVVTLLRGEEVRTGNRVLIVGGGDVGYYLAEQTETGGYQSKVVEKNEARCAFLAEKLDKTIVIKGDGTDQDLLREENISDTDTFIAVTDDEEANILSSLLAKRLGAERCITLIDKQEYLSMVSTVGIDVAVSPRLCSVSDILQFVRRGKVLSVKTLMEGRVEAIESLAMETSDIVNRPIGKIKFPKGAIIGAVVKDDVVSLARGDTVIKPGDKVVIFALRKTIPKVEKALMVKPEYF from the coding sequence ATGAGGGTCATTATTATCGGCGCCGGAGTAGTCGGATACACCATAGCGAAGAAGTTCTCTTCCGAGGGCCAGGACGTGGTCCTTATAGAGAAGGACGAAAAACGCATACAAGAGGTCAAGGAGGGGCTCGACGTCAGGGTAATCCATGGCAGCGGCTCCAGCCCGCAGGTGCTCATGGACGCCGGTATAGACAAGGCCGAGATAGTCATCGCCGTGACCGACAGCGACGAGGTCAACATGATAGCCTGCCTCATAGCCGGAACGCAGTCGAGGGTGCCCAAGAAGATAGCCAGGATAAGGGACCGCGACTACATGAGCTACACCACCATATTCGAGGAGGACTACATCGACCTCGACCTTAACATAAACCCCGAAAAGGTCGCCGCCGAGCGGATACTCAAGATAATGGCGATCCCCGGCGCCGTGGACGTGGTCGACTTCGCCGACGGGAGGCTGAAACTCGTCGGGTACAGGCTGACCGCGTCTTCGCCTCTGGCGGGCAAGAGCCTGGAAAAATTCACGAAGCTCAACCCCGGAAAGAACTTCCTCATAGTCGCCGTCTACAGGGGGAGCGATACCATCATCCCGCAGGGCCACACGCGGTTCGCCGCCGGGGACCTCGTCTTTACGATTACCGCCGCCGAAGAAGCCAAAGGGGTCGTAACGCTGCTGCGCGGCGAGGAGGTAAGGACCGGCAACCGGGTACTGATCGTCGGGGGCGGGGACGTGGGCTACTACCTGGCCGAGCAGACCGAGACCGGCGGATACCAGTCCAAGGTAGTCGAAAAGAACGAAGCTCGGTGCGCCTTCCTCGCCGAAAAGCTCGATAAGACCATCGTCATCAAAGGCGACGGCACCGACCAGGACCTCCTGAGGGAGGAAAATATATCCGACACCGACACCTTCATAGCCGTAACCGACGACGAGGAGGCCAACATCCTCAGCTCGCTCCTGGCCAAGAGGCTCGGCGCCGAAAGGTGCATCACCCTCATAGACAAGCAGGAGTACCTTTCAATGGTCTCCACGGTCGGCATAGACGTCGCGGTCTCCCCCAGACTCTGCTCGGTCAGCGACATCCTCCAGTTCGTAAGGAGGGGGAAAGTCCTCTCCGTAAAGACACTCATGGAAGGACGGGTGGAGGCCATAGAGAGCCTGGCCATGGAGACCTCCGACATAGTGAACAGGCCCATAGGAAAAATAAAGTTCCCCAAAGGCGCGATCATAGGGGCGGTGGTGAAGGACGACGTGGTCTCGCTCGCCCGCGGGGATACCGTCATAAAACCGGGGGACAAGGTGGTTATCTTCGCGCTCAGGAAGACCATACCCAAAGTGGAAAAAGCCCTCATGGTCAAGCCCGAATACTTTTAA
- a CDS encoding deoxyribonuclease IV, with protein MPLGVHCSIAGGIPKAVDRAAALGCDCVQIFLRSPRVWSSRPVTKKEVELFRAKRKAAGLRSVAVHGSYLINLSSPKRGLFKKSVGLFIKEIELAGKLGADYVVTHPGSAPGREKGFGVKRVIEALGEVAAALKPEVTVLVENTAGAGSQTGRELSAIGGIIAGAKGVRAGLCFDTCHGFAAGYPMRNRREVDSLMKAIDNDVGIENLKLIHLNDSKAELGSGVDRHQHIGDGMIGLEGFRAFLGHRAVSGVPVILETPKITASDDPCNLKVVRDMMKTRA; from the coding sequence ATGCCGCTCGGCGTACACTGCTCGATAGCCGGGGGGATACCGAAGGCCGTCGACAGGGCCGCGGCGCTCGGATGCGACTGCGTACAGATATTCCTGAGAAGCCCGAGGGTATGGAGCTCGAGGCCCGTAACCAAAAAAGAGGTGGAGCTCTTCAGGGCGAAGCGAAAGGCGGCCGGACTCCGGTCCGTCGCCGTACACGGCTCGTACCTGATAAACCTCTCGTCGCCGAAGAGGGGCCTCTTCAAGAAGTCCGTCGGGCTGTTCATAAAGGAAATAGAGCTCGCCGGGAAGCTCGGCGCCGACTATGTGGTCACGCATCCGGGCAGCGCGCCGGGCAGGGAAAAGGGGTTCGGAGTCAAGAGGGTCATAGAGGCCCTCGGGGAGGTAGCGGCCGCTCTTAAGCCGGAAGTGACCGTCCTCGTCGAGAACACGGCCGGCGCGGGCTCACAGACCGGCAGGGAGCTCAGTGCAATAGGCGGCATAATCGCCGGGGCAAAGGGGGTCAGAGCGGGGCTCTGCTTCGACACGTGCCACGGCTTTGCCGCGGGCTATCCCATGAGGAACCGGAGAGAGGTCGACTCGCTCATGAAAGCTATAGACAATGATGTGGGGATCGAAAACCTGAAACTTATCCACCTGAACGATTCGAAGGCGGAGCTCGGCTCGGGGGTGGACCGCCACCAGCACATAGGGGACGGCATGATAGGGCTCGAGGGGTTCCGTGCGTTCCTCGGCCACCGTGCGGTCTCCGGGGTGCCGGTCATACTGGAGACGCCGAAAATAACGGCGTCCGACGACCCGTGCAACCTCAAGGTCGTAAGGGATATGATGAAGACAAGGGCTTAA